Proteins encoded by one window of Streptomyces sp. ALI-76-A:
- a CDS encoding LacI family DNA-binding transcriptional regulator, with translation MTETVPRPTLEAVAALAGVSRATASRVVNGGDGVREPLVERVRRAVEELGYVPNQAARSLVTRRHDAIAVVVAEPETRVFADPFFALQLRGISKELTAHDNQLVLLLTEGRDDHARVGRYLAGGHVDGALVFSLHLDDPLPGLIRRAGIPTVFGGRPGWNDGDGDGVVYVDSDNRGGARQAVRHLVGLGRTRVAHITGPLDQTSAADRLDGFRDVLPDADPRTVAEGDFTPAGGERAMRELLDRCPDVDAVFAANDLTAAGALRVLREHGRRVPDDVAVIGFDDMLPVAEQTDPPLTTIRQDIEEMGRLMARLLLRGPGRPTAEETESPGVVLPTTLVRRATA, from the coding sequence GTGACCGAGACAGTGCCCCGTCCGACCCTGGAGGCCGTGGCCGCGCTGGCCGGGGTGTCGCGGGCCACCGCCTCCCGGGTGGTCAACGGCGGGGACGGGGTGCGGGAGCCGCTCGTCGAACGGGTCCGGCGGGCGGTCGAGGAACTCGGGTACGTGCCCAACCAGGCCGCCCGCAGTCTGGTGACCAGACGGCACGACGCGATCGCCGTGGTCGTCGCCGAACCGGAGACGCGGGTCTTCGCCGACCCGTTCTTCGCCCTGCAACTACGCGGGATCAGCAAGGAGTTGACGGCTCACGACAACCAGCTGGTGCTGCTGCTCACCGAGGGCCGCGACGACCACGCCCGGGTCGGCCGCTATCTCGCCGGCGGTCACGTCGACGGGGCGCTGGTGTTCTCCCTGCACCTCGACGACCCGCTGCCCGGGCTGATCCGGCGGGCCGGGATCCCGACCGTCTTCGGCGGCCGCCCCGGCTGGAACGACGGCGACGGCGACGGGGTCGTGTACGTCGACAGCGACAACCGGGGCGGCGCCCGCCAGGCCGTACGCCATCTCGTCGGCCTCGGCCGCACCCGCGTCGCCCACATCACCGGCCCCCTCGACCAGACCTCGGCGGCGGACCGGCTCGACGGGTTCCGTGACGTCCTGCCCGACGCCGACCCGCGGACGGTGGCCGAGGGCGACTTCACGCCGGCGGGCGGCGAACGGGCGATGCGGGAACTCCTCGACCGCTGCCCCGACGTGGACGCCGTGTTCGCCGCCAACGACCTCACCGCCGCCGGTGCGCTGCGGGTGCTGCGCGAGCACGGGCGGCGGGTGCCCGACGACGTGGCCGTGATCGGCTTCGACGACATGCTGCCCGTCGCCGAGCAGACCGATCCGCCGCTCACGACGATCCGTCAGGACATCGAGGAGATGGGCCGGCTGATGGCCCGCCTGCTGCTGCGCGGCCCCGGCCGCCCCACCGCCGAGGAGACGGAGTCGCCCGGCGTGGTCCTGCCGACGACCCTGGTCCGCCGCGCCACCGCCTGA
- a CDS encoding VOC family protein — protein MLTTRYVTGAPNWLDLGTPDIESAASFYGALLGWEYRPGGPEVGGYGLFQLDGRTAAGGMQTTPDQGPPSWTVYFQTPDADATAKAAEQAHGSVLMQPMDVMDLGRMAILADQAGVSFGIWQPAANKGLDVVQEPGALCWLELYTPDLPAAAGFYHALFGWETSALTFAGDTYTTVHPEGTEPGSMFGGLVPLEDDPTQAPSGTWLPYFEVPDADAAVGTALERGGTVRLPATDLADVGRIAELTDPYGARFAVLKSVPPQEA, from the coding sequence ATGCTCACCACCCGCTATGTCACCGGCGCTCCCAACTGGCTCGACCTCGGCACTCCCGACATCGAGAGCGCCGCCTCCTTCTACGGCGCGCTCCTCGGCTGGGAGTACCGGCCGGGCGGGCCCGAGGTCGGCGGCTACGGCCTCTTCCAGCTCGACGGCAGGACAGCCGCGGGCGGGATGCAGACCACCCCGGACCAGGGCCCGCCCTCCTGGACCGTGTACTTCCAGACGCCGGACGCCGACGCCACCGCGAAGGCCGCCGAGCAGGCGCACGGCTCGGTGCTCATGCAGCCCATGGACGTCATGGACCTGGGCCGCATGGCGATCCTCGCCGACCAGGCGGGCGTGTCCTTCGGCATCTGGCAGCCCGCGGCCAACAAGGGTCTGGACGTCGTGCAGGAGCCCGGCGCACTGTGCTGGCTGGAGCTGTACACCCCGGACCTCCCCGCCGCCGCCGGCTTCTACCACGCGCTGTTCGGCTGGGAGACCTCCGCGCTCACCTTCGCCGGGGACACGTACACCACCGTCCACCCGGAGGGCACCGAACCCGGTTCCATGTTCGGCGGCCTCGTCCCACTGGAGGACGACCCGACGCAGGCGCCGTCCGGGACCTGGCTGCCGTACTTCGAGGTGCCGGACGCGGACGCGGCGGTCGGCACGGCACTGGAGCGGGGCGGCACCGTGCGGCTGCCGGCGACGGACCTGGCGGACGTCGGCCGGATCGCCGAGCTCACGGATCCCTACGGTGCCCGCTTCGCGGTGCTCAAGAGCGTGCCGCCGCAGGAGGCGTAG